A stretch of DNA from Natrinema halophilum:
GCGGTCGGGGCTCGGTCGCCGACGCGTCGATCATTCGTTACCCCACCACGGTCGGGTCGTCAATACTCGAGTTCCCAGCGCTCCGCTTCAGTCCGTGCGAGTTCGTCTGCGACGCCATCGGCGAGCCGATAGTCGGTCCCCTCGCGAACGACGGTCCCCTCGCGTTCCAGATGCTCGAGATGGGCGTAGGATTCGCCCGGTCCGTGGAGGATGTGAATGCCCTCGAGTTCACCGAACAGGTCGGCGCTGACCGTCCAGGTATCGCAGGGACCGAGTCGGTCCAGCGCGTCGAGGACGCGCCAGGACCGCTCCTCGTGGTGATCGATAATGTACTGGGCGCGGTCGGCGGGATCGGCGATCGGATCGCGGTGGCCCGGCCACGCACGGTCGTAGCCGGCGTCGACGATCCCCTGAAGCGCGCGGAGGTACTTCTCGAGCGGCCGATCGACGCGGACGTCCGCACCGCCGACGTTGGGCGTATAGACGGGCAGTAGCACGTCGCCGGAAAAGACCTGCCGTTCACCCTCGAGATCCGCCTCGAACATGCTGAGGCCGGCCGCGTGTCCGGACGTGTGGACGACCTCGAGTTCGACGCCGTCGAACGAGAACGTCTCGCCGTGTTCGAACGGGGTGACGGACGGCGTTTCGACGGTCGTCTCGCCGTCGGCCATCCGCTCGAGAAGCGCCGCCTGGTTCTCCTCGGGCATCCCCCACTCCTCGAAGTACTCTTTCTGGCGGTCGTACATCGCTTCCCAGGCGTCGTCGCTACCTTCGACGAGTGCCGCATCATCGGCGTGGACGTGGACCTCGGCCCCGCTTTCGGCCTGAATTTCGCCGGCTAACCCGCAGTGATCGTGGTGCCAGTGCGTAAGAAAGATCCGGTCGACGTCGGCGAATTCGAGCCCCCGTTCGTCGAACGCCGACTCGAGTTGCTCGCGGGTCGTCGCCATCCAGTCTCCGGTATCGATCAGTACCGTCTCCGGTCCATCCGAAAAGAGGTACGTATTGTTGTCACCTTCGAACGCAGAATTCGACAGCGATATTCGTTCCATGCACCCACATCTCAGAGGACCCAAGAAAACGTTATCTGAATCGGCACGTTACGAACGGAGGTTCGGATCGGTGCTCACGGCGTCAGCCGCGAAGCGCCCAAGCTACGAGAACGACCACGAACAGCCCCGACCCGACGGCAACGGCGGCGATCACCGGATCGGTGATCATGGGGATGCCTGCACGCCACCGGTAGAGAGCAACGGTTCCGCCGGCGACGACGCCGCCCGAAAGGAGCGTCCCGCCAACGTGGACGAGCTCCGCCCGCATCGTCGACGCACCGCGGCCGAGTTCCGTTCGAATTACGTCCGAGTACTCGCCGATGTCCCACAGGACGAACGCCGCCGCCGTCGTCCATATGGCCGGCTCGACTCGGCCGACGATCGCGAGTGCAACTGCCAGCACGAACACCGCGCCCGCAGCGAGCGCGGCGCCGATCGCTCGCTCAGGAAGCAGTCGAATCACTCGTAACGTGGTCACCGTCCACAGCAGCGACGACAGTGCGACCAGCGCGAAGACCAGCACGATCGCCACTAGCGTAAACGGCGGAATTGAAGTGAGAAACTCGAGTACCGACGGTGGGGCTGGTCCCTCGAGAGTTGCCCGTAGAAATCCTTCGATATCCGCCGCGAGCGCCGAATCCGCAGTCGCTTGGACGAGCACGATCGCGACGAGCGCGCCGCCGATCATCGGT
This window harbors:
- a CDS encoding MBL fold metallo-hydrolase, with amino-acid sequence MERISLSNSAFEGDNNTYLFSDGPETVLIDTGDWMATTREQLESAFDERGLEFADVDRIFLTHWHHDHCGLAGEIQAESGAEVHVHADDAALVEGSDDAWEAMYDRQKEYFEEWGMPEENQAALLERMADGETTVETPSVTPFEHGETFSFDGVELEVVHTSGHAAGLSMFEADLEGERQVFSGDVLLPVYTPNVGGADVRVDRPLEKYLRALQGIVDAGYDRAWPGHRDPIADPADRAQYIIDHHEERSWRVLDALDRLGPCDTWTVSADLFGELEGIHILHGPGESYAHLEHLEREGTVVREGTDYRLADGVADELARTEAERWELEY